A region of the Lycium barbarum isolate Lr01 chromosome 1, ASM1917538v2, whole genome shotgun sequence genome:
CATGGTATTatgcgaaagacaaaaattaaagactaggtcagtgcctttgaaggccaatccgcacaaaaaaaagaTTTATAAAAGTCATTTTTTGCgcagattgtccttcttttggggtggtctttaaattttgccccttatatttgtgatctttaaattatgcccctcatattgctggtatttaatttttgcccttgcaaccctgagcgttcacgcagaaatcatgaggttctgggttcgaaccctcgctcaagcataaataaaaaaaaaaaattgcaaggcaaggtttgggtcacgtgtatgccggacccgacatacacttgttaaggaattaccaaaattATGCCGAACCCGGAAAactcatgccttatgggtagacttggcataagtataccgggtccgacataaatttggtaattccttaataactttatgccgggtccgacatacttataggcaaacttttaatgaagccttaactaaaagtctgccccataagacataactaggaaaagacttttagttaagaggcttaactaaaagtttgccaaaagaagggcaattggCATAAAAGTCAATAGCTGACTGAGTTGGATTGGATTGAAGCCCAAAATATTTGTGTTTACGACCCAAAATAACAGCCCAAATAACTAGTTGGGTTGGATTGAAGCCGAAGAGTAACGTAGGCCCAAATGATGGTCAATCATAACCGTCCAAATATATTTATTAGTAACCAGCCGTCAGATGTAGGGCAAACTCCGGAGTAGGGTTTTAAACGTAGTTACCTCAAAACTTAAGACTGCCTCTTCCCGTCCTAAAGAGAGAGAAAGGTAGGAAAGATGGTGCAGAGACTGACTTACAGGAAGCGCCATAGCTATGCCACGAAATCCAACCAACACCGTGTCGTCAAAACCCCTGGTAATATACCTACTtctttacttttatttttttgtgattCATCCTACTCCCAATCTATGTGGTACAATGAGTCAAACTTGTTTATTTTGGCCGGACATACAATCTATTAAGTTGTTTGAAAAATCAATAGAGATGTTAGCTAGTTTGGGATTGATTTTGGATGCAGGTGGGAAGTTGGTGTATCAGACAACCAAGAAGAGGGCTAGTGGTCCTAAGTGCCCCGTCACTGGAAAGAGGATTCAGGGGGTAATGCCTTTCTTTCCTCCGTCATTTAGATCTTAAGTTTTTATATTTTTCTGCTTCCAGAGCTGTGCTTTGCATTATGCCTTCAGTGGTATGATTGCATTGTGTTGCATCTTGTTCACCGTATGTTTTCTATAATGTTACATGCTGTTGTACTCCCCACAGGATTAGGATTGGAGCTGCATTTTACATTCTTTGTTAGGAATTGGCGCTGTTTCTGATGTTGTCTGTACTTGAGCAGCTTTATGCAAGAATTGCTATGGGTCCATAGTTATATTCAATCTTTTCTATTCATGTTTAAGGGAGTTGTTTAATTTCTTTGGATGGTTTCTGTCTCCGACTGAAAGCTAAAACGTCTCTTCTGCTTcaattcatttttcattttgtCCATTATAATAATTGTGGTCAATTCCACGGTCGGATGATCTTTGTTGTGCCTCTAAAATAAGATCGCTTTACTGTCAGATTGAGTAGAAATatggtatcattatgtatttCCAATTCGTCTAATGAATGACAAATGTTCTACATTAATCCAAAGATAAGATTGCTATTCTTTTCCCTAGAATTGGAGGAGGTTCAGGCCTTGATAATCAAAATTTATTGCTTGACTAGTGCCAACTTTATCTTATCATGTGGTTTCTTTCAGTCTAATAGTTGTACATGATGTTTGGCATTTAACGCTTGTCAGCCCTGCTGATGGATCTAATAATCTTCATCCTGTGTTTGCTGTTTAAAAATTTATATTACGGAATCCATCAAATCTCAGAAGGTTATTGAATAATCGGTAGTTAATTATTCATGCATTTAGAGAAATTTAATAATCTTGAAGCTTTGCTTTATTACAGATTCCACATTTGAGACCAACAGAGTATAAGAGATCCAGATTGTCTAGGAACAGGAGGACTGTGAATCGTGCCTATGGTGGAGTTTTGTCTGGAGGAGCAGTGAGGGAAAGGTTTGTTCTCTTAAAGTTTGTTGGATTAGCCATGTCTATTATATGGCTCCTTCATTTTCTTTTGTTAAACTTGACTAATTGGGGGTAATGTTGGATTTGCAGGATTGTCCGAGCTTTCTTGGTGGAAGAGCAAAAAATTGTTAAGAAGGTTTTGAAGATCCAAAAAACCAAAGAAAAATTGGCAGCTAAGAGCTAAGCAGAGAGTTTTTAGGGaatcttcttttaagttttaatgAAATTTTGACATTCAAGTGTTTACTATATGTGtgctacaagtgacttgattgcTACAACAATTTGAGGAGCATTTTGCTTTAGTTGGTTATATTTTGATTCCATTGCTTTTCTATATGAATTTGGTTGTTAGTCTATCTTAAGTTACCTAATATATCAGACTGTTTCTTCTTGCTAGTGAGTCATTACTATGAGCGACTCATTGGCTGGTGAAAGCAATGTGCTAAAAGCAATTAGATGTGGGAATTGTCTGAAATGCTTGTGGTCGGTCCTCCATTCTTGATTGAAGGACATCTTTCTCACGTCTGACATTTTGTTACTCATGAAGCTGCAAGTAGTTTCACTTTATACACATTGCTTGTAACAGAGATGTATACAAGTGAATCCAAAGTGTTTTGTTGATTTTTGGAGCATGAAATTTGTGCACACTGGTATATTAATCTGATTAAGGGGGAAAATTTTGGAGCCTTGAATTTAAATTTAAAGGTTGCACGGTATGTGGATTTGTGATGTGCCTTTGTACAAATTTATATGACTATCTGGGACCTGAACTTGTCCTTTACAGTAAGCCACTGGAGCCATGAGTGGAAACATTTTTATTTTAGTTACAAAGTTTGTTGGGATTTGGTATCTGAGAACGGTACTGTGCTTTTAATTGGATGGCACTTGGGTATGTTTTGTCTAAAGATCTTGATAAACGAAACCAAGTTTTCATATGGAGGAATAACTTCTTTCACGACAGTCTGCTCTAGTAATGTTGTCACCCAGGAAGATATGAGTGGAGAATCTTCACGGCAAGAACCTCTTCCTGAGCCTTGTAAGCATATAGTGTTGCAGCCATCATGATATCCAGAGCATCCCACTGTTCTCTGTGGATTTTGCGACCTTTCATTCCTTCTTCCAGCACTTGTTGTCTCTTCCACAGTTTGTCACACGCTTTCCTGTGCTTCTCCCTGGGAAAACATGATCTTGGATATGCTGTCAAACAACCGAGGATACAGGCAGCACAAATTAACAAAATCTAGACGAGGAAAGATCTTTAAGCTGATGTAAAAATCTCACCAGTTGGATGTAACCAGCCCAGAAAAGAACTCTGGCTCTGTCGTAAGGCTCTATTGGCAGTAGTTTAGGTTCATGCTTCCAAGTTTCATCGATATATTCAATGATGACAAGTGATTCCACAATAGCTCTACCATTGTGAATCAACACGGTACCCTTTTGTGAACTGGGTTGTGTTGGAGAAGGACTCTTGTTTCGCACAAACTCTAAAAATATGCCTTTGAACTTGAGAGCAAGTTCAACTCTCTTCGAATGTGGGCTATTGTTTGCTAGAAGCGTTAACTTGTTCTCCTCTTGCATCTTCTCTTGTAACTGATTTCTGCTCCAGATGCTGCTTAGTTTTGGCATAGTTTGGACCAAGTCTGTTGTCACTTCTTTAATCCCCAAAGGGCTAATGAGCCATCATAGGCAAACGTCTTACCTTATTATCTTGGAGGACTGATCATTTACGTGATTGATGAAGTAAACAGTTGAGAGTGTCATATTAGAACTGATTTGACAAAGCAGGATAAAATAATTTCGCAAGTCTTGCACAGGTTTCACTAAAGTTTCATgcataagagcccgtttggattggcttataagttgcttataagctgttttcagcttttttgagtgtttgactggtcagcttaaagtcattttgtgcttaaaataagctcaaaaaaataattggacccatttgacttagcttatctaaaacagcttataagttgaaatttcagcttataagccaaaaaaataagttagactacccaattttttttttttaacttataagttgCAACCAGCTTATAggtataagcccatccaaacaggctcttaagtAGCGACGCGTTTCATTGAAATGTACTTACTTGAATTGTCATTGAAATTCTAAGAAttataatggaaaaaaaaatattaattctgTAGTTTTATGTTACCACAAGCAAGTACGGGGAACTACTGTTTTGTGATATAAATTCAACCAACGATGCTagctaactcttttttttttggttaatcaGATACtagtgccatatatatatatatgtacaagagTTAACCGGTGTTTAGACTCATGCCTGTTACATGTCCTGGCGGTACTAATATTCCATCTCTATTCTTTGGCGGTACGATCATCCATCTCTATTCTTTGAATAGACGCATTTATTTTTTGGCTACAACTGGTCAAAATATTCTTTCATTATAATTCAAAATTACTGTGATCTACAATAGTATAGTgctatttatataatttttaactATATAAATTacattttaaatatttcaaagaATTCTACGTGAATTCCTATGGAAGTTAGACAGTTTGATACTCTCACTCCAAAATCTTTAATTCTTTTTGGCAAGAATGCAGTATATATAGTAGGCGAGGTACACGAATTTACCTATGAATTTAACCTTTGTGCATTGACGATATACAACTTTTTATACAATTAGATTAACAGAACAGACCAACGTACATAAAACTTAAAGTAAATGACATGATATAACAAATTAATTGGAAAAAACTATagtgtaaaaaaatatttttttgaaaagtcaAAGTTGATTGGTTGAGACTTGAGAGGAAGCATGAGTCCCTGGTTCGCGGGAAATTTGGTTTCTTCTTCTTGTTTAAACCGTCATAATCGACACGACAAATATTTAATGGacaataacaacaaaaacaacaatattCACTCCCCTTCATTGATATCATCGGATTTGGTTTTGTCCATTGTCCCAAACTCCATTGGTCACTCCTTAGAATCCGtgctaaaaaaaaaactaagtactaaaaaaaaaaactaagtgttGTCCCCTATACACACCCCTTAACCAAAACAAAGAACATAACTGTTTATCCATTCTTGATACAATGATTTAATCTAATTGGAACTGCAAGATTGCTGCTTTTCTGAAATCCAGTAAGATTTCTTTTATGCAAATGCATTTACATGCAGTACGATCCAATGTTTCTTGTATGGGATTATGTTTCGCTAATCGTTTTTTGAGATTCGAGAATATTAACTCAATTAACCTTGGATTATGCCTTTGTTTGATGTGATTATTGTCTGGATTCTTTCTCTTGTTGAGATCTTCAAGGACTAGTTTTGAAGTAAAAATTAGGGAAACAACAATTCCAATTTTCTTATTATTCCTTGATTCATCTAGTGCTATACTCTAACATTGCATGTCCAGGATAAAGACAAAAAGTGAGAAGAAGAACTTCGTCGAAATTGATATACTACATTGTCTTTGTTTTTATCCATGGAAAGTCACTTTTAAATGAAAATACCAGAATAATCTTCTGTTCCTCTTGGTTAAATGACATAACATAGCATTTAGATTTTTGGGAAGACGCTATCAAATTTATAAAGGGAAGATGAGAAATATAATACTTTCGTTTATAGTAGGGGATAGTGAACTTCGTGCCTCTTGCTTCTTCTATATCATTAATGATTCCTTCCATTTGAGTATAGTTCAGTCAAATTCATTTCATATGCTTCATTGTTGCATCCAATTAAGTAGTCCGAAATCTGAAGTATCAATTCCAGGTCAACCATGGCAACCAAAGGAAATCCAGGGGATAACAGAAGTAGAAGCTCTTTATCATCCTTTATTATCGTAGCTGCACTTTGTTGTTTCTTCTATGTTCTTGGAGTGTGGCAAAGAAGCGGTTTTGGTAAGGGAGACAGCATAGCTCTCGAGATAACTAAGAAGGCAGAAGACTGCGGTATCCTCCCCAATTTGGAGTATGAAACTCACCACGGGAATCAAAGCACCTCCTTTGATGATCCCAAACAAGATATCAAGGAGATTGAGCCATGTGGCGAGCAATATGTTGATTATACGCCATGTCATGATCAAATGCGAGCTATGACATTTCCTCGAGAAAATATGAACTATAGGGAGAGACATTGTCCTCCAGATGAAGAGAAGCTGCATTGTCTCATTCCCGCCCCCAAAGGATACGTGACTCCTTTTTCGTGGCCAAAGAGTCGTGACTATGTACCTTTCGCAAATGCACCACATAAGAGCTTAACAGTTGAGAAGGCAGTGCAAAATTGGGTCCAATATGAAGGCAATGTATTTAGATTTCCAGGTGGTGGAACACAGTTTCCCAATGGAGCAGATGCATATATTGATCAGCTTGCTTCTGTTATACCGATTGACAATGGTACTGTACGAACTGCATTGGATACTGGATGCGGGGTGAGTCAAAGCTTGCACAGTATTCTGCATTATTTTTACTAGGATTTAATGCTTTGAAATTCAAGAGGTCACTCATTACATACAGAAATATTTTACTTCATCTTTTCTGTTGCTTTATTTATCTAGTACACCAAACCTCTATATAACAGTGTCATTTGTCCGGATATTTTTTGGCTGCTATagcgaaatgttgttatagagaacatataatataacgtAACATGAAAAACCGATTCCAAAGAAAACTTGGCTGTTATAGTGAAATATTGTTATAGAGGATGACTATCATAGAGATGTTTGACTGTAATTTTAATCTTTTGGGATTGAGTTCCGTACAATTTTGCATTAATTCCTTGTTTTTCCAAAGTGGTGTTTGATTATTGTGTACCAGTTCGGACTTTGTAATGTTTGAATATGATTTGTGATATCTTAGGTTGCAAGTTGGGGTGCATACCTTTTCAAAAAGAATGTTCTAACTATGTCCTTCGCGCCCAGAGACTCGCATGAAGCCCAAGTTCAATTTGCTTTGGAAAGAGGTGTTCCAGCAGTTATTGGTGTGCTTGGAACCATAAAATTGCCATATCCATCTAGAGCTTTTGATATGGCGCATTGTTCAC
Encoded here:
- the LOC132600705 gene encoding large ribosomal subunit protein eL34 codes for the protein MVQRLTYRKRHSYATKSNQHRVVKTPGGKLVYQTTKKRASGPKCPVTGKRIQGIPHLRPTEYKRSRLSRNRRTVNRAYGGVLSGGAVRERIVRAFLVEEQKIVKKVLKIQKTKEKLAAKS
- the LOC132617022 gene encoding glutathione S-transferase U9-like, whose translation is MPKLSSIWSRNQLQEKMQEENKLTLLANNSPHSKRVELALKFKGIFLEFVRNKSPSPTQPSSQKGTVLIHNGRAIVESLVIIEYIDETWKHEPKLLPIEPYDRARVLFWAGYIQLILLICAACILGCLTAYPRSCFPREKHRKACDKLWKRQQVLEEGMKGRKIHREQWDALDIMMAATLYAYKAQEEVLAVKILHSYLPG